GGCTGATCAAGATATTCTGAATCAAATTCTTGAGCGTATCCTTAACGGAAGTCAGACTCAGGATGATATTGAACAACTGCGGCGATCGCTCTCGGCAGACAATCTGCAAATTGTATCACAACTAGGTAGATATAACGTTAATATTGGTGAAGGTAAAGAAATACATATAGGCGATCGCATTTACAACCAGTGGAATAAGGAAGCGATGGAAGCCCTAGTTAAAGCGATTCAAGAAACAAGCGGTATTCATCAAAATACTCAAGGTGGAGATGCAGCTGCAAGAGATATTGATAAACGTAATATTTACGAAAATTGTACATTTATTCAATTACTGGCTAAAGACACTAATTTTAGCAATCATTCTCAAGAATCCTTAAAAGATTTAGATTTTTCCGATATCCCTCAAGAAAGTATTCAGCAAGCATATCAAGACGCTTTACCTCCCGATGCTAGTGTGTGGAATTTAAAGGGAAATAATATTACACAAATATTACAGGAACTTGAGGAATTTAGAAGATTATTTGAATTTTTTAATCGGTTAAGTCAAGATGAAAAAGTTCCTCAAGAAATTCGTAATAAACTGAGTATCCTTGCTGAAGGAATAGCATCAAAAAAGTATCCAGAAGAGAATAAAGATAAATACTCAACAGATTTTTTTTCTAACAAAGAAGGACAGCTTGAATCCTATTTAATAGCTACCATTGAGCGTTGTGATGATGACAATGAGCAGTTTTTACTAAATGCTTGGTTAATTATTGATGACTCAGTACCGGTAAACGACTTATCCAAATTTATATCATTACTTGACCAAAATGAACAGCAGGAGGGAACATTATGTAAATTTAATGACATACCAAAACAACTCAACAAATTTCTGAAGACAAGTCTAAGACATCTTCGAGGTAAACAATATCAGCTAATTATTGAGGTATTTTTACCCAGTGATTTAATTAGTACAGAGGTAGATCGCTGGAAAATTTCTGACCCGATAGTAGAGGAAATAACTTTGGGGATTAAGTATCCAATTCGACTGCGATCGCTAGAACGTTTGAATCCTCACATCTTGCACCAATAAAAATTGATGTTTTTTAGTCACTCAGTATTAAACAAAAAATCCTTTATTAATCGAGAAAAGCCAAGAAAAATTATGTGGCTTTATCGCACATCTTTTTAGCTTGTACGGTTTTTTACGGATAGGTGCAAGATATGAGCTATGGAATTATCGTCATAAAGTAAAGAAATTAATGGATTTAAAATTTCCAGAAACACAAAAAGTCTTTGAAAAATGGAGTCAATTATGGGGATGTAAAATTACTTATTTTGCTTGTTCTTCTTTTGGTGTTATGGGACAACCACCCAGACCAAATTTTACATTTATTCGCACAGATGAAAGAGGAACTATTGGGGTAATTCGTAATTCATCACAATGGAAACCATTTGGTTTATTAGCACCCATTTATTGGCTGCATACAGGTAAACATGACCCTCGATTATAACAATAGAAATACCCCACCAACTAGGCTACCTGATTACGCTTAATTGCCTTTTGACCAAATTGCTAATCTATTGTTCACAAGTATTCAATAACACATATTGAACATATTCAAGAAATTCTGTATCGAGTTGAGAATGGACAGCAAACCGATGAAGATATATCATTTTTACGTCAGTTACTTCTGGCTGGCGAGCGCCAATTATCTTCAATAGCCAATTTAATTTCATCAGCATGAGTGTTTGTTATTCAACTTTTTTTTGTTTAACATAATTACGGAAATCATCTATTGTGAGTTGATTGAGCCATTGATGACGTTCTCTGGTATAGTCACCATAACCCACTTCTAATTGCTGTAAAAATCTCAGCGTTCCTGCTACCCCTAAAGCATCAATAAGAGCTTTATATCCTTGTTGCCTAATTTCCGTCAGTTTCATCATTATCATTCTCTGTTTGCAAAACATTCATTAACCAAATCGTAGGGTTTTCGACTTCTATGTTCAAAATACTTTGAAATTTTTTTGCTTTCCGAAGCAGTCGATCATCAGTCGTCAAAAATACATCAGGATCTCCAGCTTCTGCAAAAGCCAAATGTAACGCATCGTGAAATTTAAAACTCAACTTCATTAATTCTTCTGCTCTCAAATCAAGATTTTCAGTTGATTGAATATAAATCTTGGCTAAATTTAGTATCGATTTGACCTGTTGTTGTTTAAATGAGTCTGAATGTTGACTAACTTCAAATTCAATAATATCGCTATTCATCAATATCCACTTGCCATCTTCGCAATTTTGAATAATCTCCGTTACTGCTTCAGCCTCCATACGCATCCGAAATTGTTCGAAATTGTCTAGAGTTCAATTCAAACAACAAACATCGAGATAAATTTTGTAAATTTTACTCATGCTGTATTCTAAAGTAGAGAACAAGAACGATGCAAAGCTTTATCAAGTAACACCATGTACTCATCATCTTTCACCCCATAAGCACCAAACCTCTCCAAATGGGGATTCATCGTCTGAGCATCAAACATCACAAATCGCCTTTTGCGCAACAGTTCCACCAACTTCACCATCGCCACCTTTGAACCTTCTGGGATGCGGTAAAACATTGACTCGCCAATAAAAGCACCCCCAATCACAATTCCTAAAATTCCCCCAGCCAGTTCATCCCCTTGCCAAGTTTCAAAACTGTACGCCCACCCCGTCTGGTAAAGTTCCCAATAAATCTGTTTTAACTCTGGTGAAATCCAAGTTGATTCTCGGTTAGCGCATCCAGCTACGACGGCTTTGAAATTGCGGTTAATCGCAACGCTAAAACGCTCTTGATTCAGAACACGCTGCAGGGACTTGGGATAGCGAAATCTTTGATCTAAAGGAATAAGAGTGCGATCGCGACTCCCATACCACCCCAAGACATCATTCTCATCAGCCATGAGAAAATAACCTTGAGCATAGCCTTGAATAATAGTGGCAACATCATATTTCATAGAAATAAGGAATATAGTTCCAAAAAGCATAGACAAATATCTCATGCCGCTTGTTTATCAGGTGTAACGCTGACTGGGCGAACTACAACACCCTCTATCCCTTGGCTAAAAGCTGTCGGGATTACTTTTCTCAAAATATTGAAACTAGCATTGACATCGGCATGAATCAAGACACCAGTACCAGAACGGTAAACTCCTCTTTGAATACGTTTACCGCTAAATGTAACTAGTTTGCAGTGAGCTTGGACATATACTGGAATTGGGTCAAATTTGAGAAAATCAGCAAGACTAGTGTAAGACTCTTCATGAATAATCGTTTTAATTCCCACAAGTCGCGCTTTGTAACTCAACAATTCGACAAAGCGAGCGTGAGGAATAAAAACAAAATTTTGATTGTTTCGTTTCCCCATAAGGACTTGCTGTTTCCAAAATGGATTTTGACCAATTACCAAAGTGCCGATTTGATTCGCAATCAAGTGGTTGATAATTAATCTACTGGCTTTGTGCAGATAATCATCCACTTGAAAACTACGTTTTTTTGATAACTGTTGAATCCGTTTACTTGTGTGCTGCGAACCTTTTAATTGAGATTTTAGTTTAGAAGAGCGCTGATTGTAATATTGGTTGATTGACTTCAACGGTCTGCCGTTAACTAAAAGTGGGACAAACCCTACCTTGTTTGAAGTTACAGCCGCTAAATTATCAACTCCAATATCAATCGCAGCAATCAGATTTGGCTCGAAATTTAGAAGAGTTTCCTGTTTTTCATAAATCACCTCAATCACGTAATAATTTAACTTCGGGACAATCCGCACTTGACACAGTGTACCACTTTCAACGAAGGTTGGAATTTTTACCCCGGTTTTCGAGAGACTGATAAAACCTTTTTTTAAGAGGGTTTTACTTACCGCTTGGGCAGTATAAACAAGAAAATATCGACCTTTTTCTTTCTGTTTGTATTTTGGTAATTTTGGTCTACCTAAAAAGGCTTGACTGTTTTCCAGGTAAGCATTATTTGTTGCGAAAAAACTTAACCAAGCACGATGCAAACTTAATAAAACCTGTTGAGATACTTTTGCTGGTAATGCTCGATAAGGTTCGGACGAATCCAGTTGTTTATCTATTGTATTGTAGTTGAGATATTTCTTTTCATTCAAAAATGCTTGACGAATGTGATAGTTGGCAAAATTGTAGAGGTTTTTTGCTGCGAAACATAACTGATCAATTTCTTGATAGTGAGGATGGTTAGACTTAATGACGTGGCGCTCGACTAGCTGCATCTTACGAATCTTTTTAGTACGCAAATACTATCATTGACTTCCGCACCGAGTCAATTCACGTATAGAATTGTTTATATATGATCTTATTTGTCTATAATCTGATTTCAGTTTTCCAATACATAGTTTGTAGTCAGCGCTGAAGCGAGTACTACGAACATCTTTAATATAAAAACAAGAAAATGACGCAACCCATTCCACCCATCACCCTACCACCACCTCAAGATCCGATGCTTGAGGGAAAATGGTTACAGCAACGCTTGCATCAGTGGCTGGATGAAGAATTTATCCCGGAAGCAATTAATCAGACAATCGCCGAAAGGGCTGGACAAATTTTTGTACGTCAACGTATGGAAGGAGAAAACGACTTGGGTTCTCTGGTTATTGCCATTGTTACAGAGATGCAGTCGTTTGATTTTTCCAAAAGTTTCTACGGAGAGTTTGCTATTGCTAACGCCGTTAGCGACTTACTCCTAGAAAGTTTGGGGATTGACAAGTGTTGTGGGCAATAATAGGCAATAAATAATTGATGTCTGTTGTCCTTCGTCATTAGTCCTTGGTTCTTTGTCTAAAGCTAATGACTAATGACTAATGAACGGCAGGTGCTACAACGCGCTTAACCCGACGCCAGGTGCTATAACGGGGGGAACCCCCGCAACGCACTGGCTCCGCAACGCACTGCCTCCTAATGACTAAGTAACTACCAACTAGACTTAACAACTCCGGGTAAAAGACCTTCGTGTGCCCATTCGCGCAGAACGTTGCGAGATAGCCCAAAGTCGCGGTAAACTCCTCTGGAACGACCTGTTAACCAGCAACGGTTACGGTGGCGGGTAGGAGCGCTATTGCGGGGTAGCTGTTGAATTTCACGGTGAATTTCGAGCTTATCAACAGGAGATTCTGTTTCTCTGAATTCTTCGAGCAGTGCTTGGCGTTTTTCAGCATATTTAGCCACCAATCTGGCGCGTTTTTTCTCGCGCTCAATCAAACTCTTTTTTGCCATAATGTCAGTGATTCATTTTAAAGACAGCATTTTCCATTCTATATAATCCCGCGTCTAGTGACCAAAGTCTCTTTTAGATAGGTCTTTTGGCTATGTTCCTAAAATTCCTTAATTTTTGCCTTGACAGTGACTTGTGGTACGTTAAAAGCAGAAGGACACAGATCAGCTAATTCACAAGCATCACAAGCAGGCGATCGCGCTTTACAAATCGCACGACCATGATAAACCAGCCGAATAGACCAATTTTCCCAATCTGCTTGAGGCAATAAACTCATTAAATCTCGTTCAATCCGGATGGGGTCTGTGTGTTCAGTTAACCCCAAACGCTCACTCAGACGTTTGACATGAGTATCCACTGTCACCCCAGCATTAATTCCATAAGCATGAGCAAGCACAACATTTGCTGTCTTTCGCGCCACACCTGGAAGGCGCACCATCTGTTCCATCTGCTTGGGGACATGACCGCCAAACTCATTGATAATCATCCGACAAGCAGCTTGAATATTCTTTGCCTTATTGCGATAGAACCCAGTGGAACGTACGCTTGTTTCTAACTCTGTTAAATCAGCATTCGCCAAACTTGCTGCGTCTGGAAATTTACTAAACAAAGCTGGTGTGACTAGATTAACTCGTTCATCAGTACACTGAGCTGAGAGAATCGTAGCCACCAGCAACTGTACTGGGGTTGAGTAGTTTAAAGAGCAAGTTGCATCTGGATAAAGACGCTTCAGGCGAACTAGGATTTCTAGCGCCCGTTGCTTCTGAGATGACTTTTTGCGGATACTCATTACTGGAATAATCTTTGCACCCACTCCAATTGGGTAGTTTCTTTAACGATGAGAAAAATTCCTAGTCCTAAAAGTATCACCAAACCAGTTTGCATGACACCTTCTTGAATACGATTCGGTAAGGGTTTACCGCGCAAACCTTCAATCAACAGAAAAGCGAGTTGTCCTCCATCTAAAGCTGGTAAAGGCAAAATGTTGATGAAAGCCAAGTTAATGCTGATCAAAGCACCAAAGAACAACAAATTGCTGATATCATTCTGAGCCCAGGTTGCACCAATCTCGACAATTTTAACTGGACCTGCGACTTGGCTTGCTGTTTCGCCGAAGTTAGTAACTAATTGTCCAAAACCTTGAGATGTCTTGATGAGAATCTGCTGAAATTGTGTAGCGCCAATTTTTAATGCTTCCACGGGGTTTGTGGCGCGACGATGCACGATTTTCTGGTTAGGAGAAAGACGGACACCTATGCTACCTTCTCCGTTCGCATTAGCTTCAGGAGTCAGATTCACAGACAGTTTTTGATCGCCACGGGCGATTGTCAAATTAATTGGCTTGCCTAAATGACTTTTGACGATTTCTGTGAAAGCTTTTAATTCTTGCTCAGAAGTCCCAAAAGTTTTGTTATCAGCAGCTAAAATGACATCTCCAGCCTGAAGACCTGCTTTAGCAGCAACTGAAACTGGTTGTGAAATTAATTCTGGGATGAGAATCCCGTTTTGAGCCGGTTGCGGTATGTTTACACCTACAACACCCACCTGTGTTACAAGCAGGAAGTAGGCAAATATTAAATTTGCTATCACTCCTGCACTAATCACAATCGCCCGATCTAAAACAGGGCGGTTACGTAAAAGATTTGGGTCATTGGGAGGAATATCACTATCTGGATCATCGTCAGGAAAACCGACAAACCCACCCAGAGGAAAAGCACGAACAGCGTATTCCGTTTGTACTCCTTGATACTTCCAAATCACCGGACCAAAGCCCAGAGAAAAGCGATTGACGTAAATCCCTTGGGACCTTGCTGCAATGAAATGTCCAAACTCATGCACCAGGATCAAAACAGCCAAGACTGCGATCGCTGCTAAACCCGCAAGAAATGACATAGATAAACAATGAATGAACTGATTGGGCGATACTTCTTTTCATTTTAAGGTGTGTCCAGAGGACACGACGCTGCAAAGGACGAAAAAACCGCCCATCAAATTGAGGGAAATTGCTATAACTTTTCCGAAAGCACAACTTACGCAGGTGTAGATTTAAATAGTACTATCTATGCTCTGTAAAATCTCTTACTAATGATAGATGTTATTGTTCTAACTAAGTTTCTATCTCCTTTGCTGCCTTACCTACTCAAACTAGGAGATAAAGCAGCAGAGGAAGCAGCAAAAAAACTTGGTGCAGATACGTGGGAAAAAGCGAAAGCGATTTGGGTTAAACTCCATCCTAAAGTGGAAGCTAAACCATCAGCCCAAGAAGCTGTCCAAGATGTAGCGCAAGCGCCTGAGGATGAAGATGCTTTAGCCGCACTGCGTCTGCAGCTTAAGAAGTTATTCAAGGAAGATCCAACGTTAGAAAGCGAAGTCACTCAGCTTCTGGCTGAAGCCGAAGCATCCCAAAGTCGTGGAAACATCAATATTGGTGGAGATGTCAAAGGTGTTTCTGCATACGACATTAGCGGAGGAAGTATCACTCAAGGCGATATTAGTTAGAGATAAGGGAACAGGGAACACTACCATCAAACTATGGGATGTGACTACAGGTAAACAAAAGATCACCCTCAACGGGCATAGCAATTCGGTCTATAGCGTGAGTTTTAGCCGAGATGGCAAGACTTTGGCTTCTGCGAGTTTTGACCAGACGATAAAACTGTGGAATGTGGCTACAGATAAACAGACTACCCTCACTGGGCATAGCGATGGGGTTACTAGCGTCAGTTTCAGCCCAGATGGCAAAACTTTGGCTTCTACAAGTTCTGACTTGACCATAAAACTGTGGAATGTCGCTACAAATAAACAGACTACCCTCAACGGGCATAGCGGTACAGTCCTTGGGGTGAGTTTTAGCCCAAATGGCAAGACCTTAGCTTCTGCGAGTTGGGACAAGACCATAAAACTGTGGGATGTGGCTACTGGTGAACAAAAGACCACCCTCAACGGGCATAGCAATTCGGTCAATAGCGTAGCTTTTAGTCCAGATGGCAAGACCTTAGCTTCTGCAAGTGCTGACTCTATAAAACTGTGCGATGTAGCTACAGGTGAAGAAAAGACCACCCTCAAAGGGCATAGCAATACAGTCATGAGCGTGAGTTACAGCCCAGATGGCAAGACCTTAGCTTCTGCAAGTTTTGACAAAACCATCAAACTGTGGAATGTGGTGACAGGTCAAGAAAAGACTACCTCAAGGGGCATAGCGATTGGGTTTATAGCGTAGCTTTTAGTCCAGATGGCAAGACCTTAGCTTCTGCAAGTTTTGACAAAACCATCAAACTGTGGGATGTGGCGACAGGTCAAGAAAAGACCACCCTCAACGGGCATAGCGATAAGGTCAAGAGCATAGCTTTCAGCCCAGATGGCAAGACCTTAGCTTCTGCAAGTTTTGACAAAACCATCAAACTGTGGGATGTGGGTACAGGTCAAGAAAAGACCACCCTTATCGGGCATAGCGATGTGGTCTATAGCGTAGCATTCAGCTCAGATGGCAAAACCTTGGCTTCTGCGAGTGCCGATAACACAGTGATTTTGTGGGATTTAAATTCTATTTTATCTAATTTAGATTTTGATAATCTTATGAGACGCGATTGTGATATAATCCGGGGTTACTTGAGAACCAATCCTAATGTTAGCGATCGCGATCGCACTCTCTGCAACGGCATTGGCACTCAGAATTAAAGGATAAACGGCAAGATTGACACTCCCCGAACTATGTAAGTATCGCCACTAGCTTTTGATGTGAAGCTATGACAAATTTGGTACTGATTTTTTAGCTGCTAACTGTTAAAACTAACTTAACTCAGAGTTAATCTTAAATTGTTTCTATTAGTTTTATACTGTGCAAGTGATAACACGTAATTGCGTTTACCAAAGCTCTACAGATGTTATTTGTTAGTCTTACCCACTTTTATATACAGTAAGATTTTAAACAACGTAATCTTTGTAGCTTACTGAAACATTAAATGAGTTGACACTAGGAAGTATTAGTGTAACTACAGGGATCTATACCTCCAGAACCAGGCAAAGTTGGAAACTACCAGTTGACTGCCTCTACCAAAATTCCACTATTCTTCGATGATTGGCGATCGCCTTGTAGCAGCAGATGTTATCGCTGCTACTTGGGCGTCTGTTGTCATTGTCTGAGCAAATTCGTGATTGAAATCTCCTGATATGGGAGATTACAACTCCTGTTAGAAGATCCCCCCAACCCACGCCACTTGCTTCAAGTCGGGAAACCCGCCCAACGCAGTGGCTCCCCTTAAAAAGGGGGGCTATCAACCCGTTTACCTATTTATCCCCTTTTTAAGGAAGGCTACGGTGTACACACAAGTTCTTGAATTACCCACTCATTCGCGCAAAACCTCACCCTGCCCTATCGGGCATCCCTCTCCTTACTAAGGAGAGGGAAAGATTTTAGCGCCGATTCAAGCGAGGGTGAGGTTTTGAACGAGATGTGTATACACCGTAGCTTTTTAAGGCGATCGCTCCCGCTTATACACACCAAACAAGGATCACTTATGGCGTCGAACCCAGGTTTATTAATTTCGGAAATATTTACTAACCCGTCTGGAAACGATTCACCTTTCGAGTATGTCGAGTTACTAGCAACTCAGACGATTGATTTTTCAGCAAATCCCTATAGCGTCGTTTTTGCCGACAACGGTACAGCTACTTCCAGTGGCTGGATCGCAGGTGGTAATCTTACTTATGGCTTTGACATTACAAGCGGTGTCGTGAATGCGGGTGATGTTGTTTATGTTGGTGGTTCCTCACTTGCACCGACTGGCAGAAAAGTACGCACGATCAATACGGGAACAACAAATGGCGATCGCTTTGGTAACGCTAACTCAGGAGGTGTACTGGGTAATGGCGGTAGCAACGCTGATGCTGTTGGAGTGTTTAATGTCAATATCAGCAATCTCACAAATTCTACTGTTCCTACCGACGCTATCTTTTTTGGTTCTGCTGGGGGTAATGCAGTTGTCAGTGGCGGTACTACAGGGTATCAGTTGCCTGTAAACGATCGCTATTCTGGTGGAAAGCTTCAGTCTAACAGCTTCTTAGCACCAGATCCTGGTTCAAACCAGGTCATAGTAGCTAATGGTACATTTAATACGACGACAAATACCTTCACTACAGCACGTAGCTGGAACATCAGTCCGGCAACTAATAACTCCTCTGCCATTACCCTCACCAGTGGTGGTGGTAGTGGTGCAGCACCAACTATTCAGGAAGCAACTGCCTCACCTTTTGTGAATCTTCCAGCAACAATTGCTGGGGCGGTAAGCGGTGTGATCGCAGATCCTACAGATCCAGCAAAAACGTTGGGACTTGATTTCACGATTGCAGACGCCGATACCCCACTCAATAACTTAACAGTCACAGCAGTTAGCAACAATCAAAACGTTGTCACCAATGCTAACTTAACTCTCGGTGGCACCGGTGCAAGTCGCAATCTGAAGATTAATCCGACTGGTGTAGGCTTTGCCGATGTTACAGTTACTGTCAGCGATGGCACTAACACCAATTCTTATTTAGTTAATTATGCAGCTTCGGCAGCTTCGGTTACCCCTAACACTACCCGTTTTCACACGGGTGCGAGTGATGCATCGACGGCGATCGCCATTGATTCCAACTACATGCTGGTGGGCGATGATGAAAGTCAAGTGCTTCGGCTG
This portion of the Brasilonema sennae CENA114 genome encodes:
- a CDS encoding PIN domain-containing protein translates to MRMEAEAVTEIIQNCEDGKWILMNSDIIEFEVSQHSDSFKQQQVKSILNLAKIYIQSTENLDLRAEELMKLSFKFHDALHLAFAEAGDPDVFLTTDDRLLRKAKKFQSILNIEVENPTIWLMNVLQTENDNDETDGN
- the aat gene encoding leucyl/phenylalanyl-tRNA--protein transferase; this translates as MKYDVATIIQGYAQGYFLMADENDVLGWYGSRDRTLIPLDQRFRYPKSLQRVLNQERFSVAINRNFKAVVAGCANRESTWISPELKQIYWELYQTGWAYSFETWQGDELAGGILGIVIGGAFIGESMFYRIPEGSKVAMVKLVELLRKRRFVMFDAQTMNPHLERFGAYGVKDDEYMVLLDKALHRSCSLL
- a CDS encoding RNA-guided endonuclease InsQ/TnpB family protein → MQLVERHVIKSNHPHYQEIDQLCFAAKNLYNFANYHIRQAFLNEKKYLNYNTIDKQLDSSEPYRALPAKVSQQVLLSLHRAWLSFFATNNAYLENSQAFLGRPKLPKYKQKEKGRYFLVYTAQAVSKTLLKKGFISLSKTGVKIPTFVESGTLCQVRIVPKLNYYVIEVIYEKQETLLNFEPNLIAAIDIGVDNLAAVTSNKVGFVPLLVNGRPLKSINQYYNQRSSKLKSQLKGSQHTSKRIQQLSKKRSFQVDDYLHKASRLIINHLIANQIGTLVIGQNPFWKQQVLMGKRNNQNFVFIPHARFVELLSYKARLVGIKTIIHEESYTSLADFLKFDPIPVYVQAHCKLVTFSGKRIQRGVYRSGTGVLIHADVNASFNILRKVIPTAFSQGIEGVVVRPVSVTPDKQAA
- the rpsN gene encoding 30S ribosomal protein S14; its protein translation is MAKKSLIEREKKRARLVAKYAEKRQALLEEFRETESPVDKLEIHREIQQLPRNSAPTRHRNRCWLTGRSRGVYRDFGLSRNVLREWAHEGLLPGVVKSSW
- the nth gene encoding endonuclease III, which codes for MSIRKKSSQKQRALEILVRLKRLYPDATCSLNYSTPVQLLVATILSAQCTDERVNLVTPALFSKFPDAASLANADLTELETSVRSTGFYRNKAKNIQAACRMIINEFGGHVPKQMEQMVRLPGVARKTANVVLAHAYGINAGVTVDTHVKRLSERLGLTEHTDPIRIERDLMSLLPQADWENWSIRLVYHGRAICKARSPACDACELADLCPSAFNVPQVTVKAKIKEF
- the rseP gene encoding RIP metalloprotease RseP, translated to MSFLAGLAAIAVLAVLILVHEFGHFIAARSQGIYVNRFSLGFGPVIWKYQGVQTEYAVRAFPLGGFVGFPDDDPDSDIPPNDPNLLRNRPVLDRAIVISAGVIANLIFAYFLLVTQVGVVGVNIPQPAQNGILIPELISQPVSVAAKAGLQAGDVILAADNKTFGTSEQELKAFTEIVKSHLGKPINLTIARGDQKLSVNLTPEANANGEGSIGVRLSPNQKIVHRRATNPVEALKIGATQFQQILIKTSQGFGQLVTNFGETASQVAGPVKIVEIGATWAQNDISNLLFFGALISINLAFINILPLPALDGGQLAFLLIEGLRGKPLPNRIQEGVMQTGLVILLGLGIFLIVKETTQLEWVQRLFQ